The genomic DNA CTCATTTTGGTTCTGAGCCCGGTCATGATCTTGCGCACGCCGACCGATATCTTTCCGAACATTGATATCCCGGTGGTCGCGGTGGGATGGCAGTACACCGGCATGAACCCGGAGGAATTAGAAGGCCGGCTCACCAACACATATGAGCGACTGCTAACGACCGTCGTCGACAATATCGAACACATCGAATCGACC from Terriglobales bacterium includes the following:
- a CDS encoding efflux RND transporter permease subunit; this encodes MWIVRVALDRPYTFIVLAVLILVLSPVMILRTPTDIFPNIDIPVVAVGWQYTGMNPEELEGRLTNTYERLLTTVVDNIEHIEST